From a region of the Pirellulales bacterium genome:
- the pgl gene encoding 6-phosphogluconolactonase: protein MAQPSPHIKIVENGVALSRAAAEAFLAYAQKAVQQQGRFTVALSGGSTPRDFYALLADPNAPYRGQLAWDKIHFFWGDERHVPPDHVDSNYRMAQEAMLSKVPLPAENVHRIQAELPDAAAAAQAYEDELRRFFQPPAAQPPNFDLALMGLGPDGHTASLFPQTAALHEKQRWVVANWVQKLHTHRITLTAPVLCHAKKVLFLVAGGEKAIALRDVFHGPYHPDQWPAQIFRNCSGQVEWIADQLAARQLPKRT from the coding sequence GTGGCCCAACCGTCGCCCCACATCAAAATCGTCGAGAATGGTGTTGCGCTCAGTCGCGCCGCCGCCGAGGCATTTTTGGCCTATGCACAAAAGGCCGTCCAGCAGCAGGGGCGGTTTACCGTCGCGTTGTCGGGCGGTTCGACGCCGCGCGATTTTTACGCTCTGTTGGCGGACCCCAATGCGCCGTATCGCGGCCAGCTTGCCTGGGACAAAATCCACTTTTTTTGGGGCGACGAACGCCACGTTCCGCCGGACCACGTCGACAGCAACTATCGCATGGCCCAGGAGGCCATGCTTTCGAAAGTGCCGCTGCCGGCCGAGAACGTGCATCGCATCCAGGCCGAACTGCCCGACGCCGCGGCCGCCGCGCAGGCCTACGAAGACGAACTACGGCGGTTCTTTCAGCCGCCCGCCGCCCAGCCGCCGAATTTCGACCTGGCCTTGATGGGCCTGGGACCCGACGGTCACACCGCGTCGCTCTTTCCGCAAACGGCCGCACTGCACGAAAAACAGCGTTGGGTGGTGGCCAACTGGGTGCAGAAGCTGCACACGCATCGCATCACGCTGACGGCGCCCGTGCTCTGTCACGCCAAGAAAGTGCTCTTTCTGGTCGCCGGCGGCGAGAAAGCCATCGCCTTGCGCGACGTGTTTCACGGCCCCTATCATCCCGACCAGTGGCCCGCGCAAATCTTTCGCAATTGCTCCGGGCAGGTCGAGTGGATCGCCGACCAGCTCGCGGCGCGGCAGTTGCCCAAACGGACCTAG
- a CDS encoding RsmD family RNA methyltransferase encodes MRIIGGSLRGRRLECTGDPRTRPMKDRVREAVFNLLGDVSGSTAIDLFAGTGALGFEALSRGAKAAVFFEQHFPTADVIRRNAATLGVAGACAVLPADTFVWFRRPDRLIELAHAGPWVVFCSPPYEFYVSRRDELLHVVRQLWEAAPLDSVLVVEADERFDFALLPDAGLWDVRNYPPAQVGLAWKGYTSRGHE; translated from the coding sequence GTGCGCATCATTGGTGGTTCGCTCCGCGGACGGCGGCTGGAATGCACGGGCGACCCGCGGACGCGGCCGATGAAAGACCGCGTTCGCGAGGCGGTCTTTAACCTGTTGGGCGACGTGTCGGGTTCGACGGCCATCGATCTGTTTGCCGGAACCGGGGCGCTTGGTTTCGAGGCCCTCAGCCGCGGTGCCAAGGCGGCGGTGTTCTTTGAGCAACATTTTCCAACGGCCGACGTCATTCGCCGCAACGCCGCGACGCTGGGCGTGGCCGGGGCCTGCGCCGTGCTGCCGGCCGACACCTTCGTCTGGTTCCGTCGCCCGGACCGTTTGATCGAGCTGGCCCATGCCGGACCTTGGGTCGTGTTTTGCTCTCCGCCCTACGAGTTTTATGTGAGCCGCCGCGATGAATTACTGCATGTCGTGAGGCAGTTGTGGGAGGCTGCCCCGCTGGACAGCGTGTTGGTGGTCGAGGCCGACGAGCGGTTCGATTTCGCGCTGCTGCCAGACGCGGGCCTGTGGGACGTTCGGAACTACCCGCCGGCCCAGGTCGGGCTGGCCTGGAAGGGTTACACTTCGCGCGGACATGAATGA
- a CDS encoding TolC family protein, protein MNRRLRARVALVTCIATLATGCTPSKPVYLFNDKDMSHYRGMATQIEYPDVETDRIDDVANAKDPLTLSNPEVHEIWDVTLEEAMRTALANSKVLRNLGGLLFTPGLPASNQTIAPTGILLQTQGQSTGASLGTSQTSQTIYNPAMQETNTGNGVEAALSEFDAYLDSQMYWQHNNFPQNQHFTGFQPIVFEQNYAQQQAEIGKVTATGDRVFFRELTNYNANNSAANLYHQAYTPAVEMEFRHPLLQGSGVEFNRIAGPNSNVGLFAGQATTGPVLNPNSLPGTYNGVVLARLNVDITLADFEAGVRGMVSDVERAYWDLYYNYRNLNAVQAGRDSALQTWRKVHALYRTGTKGGEAEKEAQAREQYFLFRAQVENTLGLLYTAESRLRYMMGLAPTDGRLIRPSDDPTTAEVRFDWNAVLTEGLTRSVELRRQRFVVKQNELKLIASRNYLMPRLDAQALYHWGGFGNDLVNYNGVSFNPATALPHSGAWNTLWNGNYQNWQLGLNFTMPIGFRLAMSGVRNAELVLAQSRAFLQDQELELSHVLTNSIRDLDRNYQVSRTTFNRRVAAAKQVEAVKASYDVGTATLDMLLDAQRRLADAEIAYYRALIDYNVAILQVHYRKNSLLEYDGVYLAEGPWPAKAYFDARKRARERDSAHYINYGFTRPNVATRGAMPQFMDQPGQLFASESSSPAATPPGGQETPPDGSPANEPGNLPMPDGDNPDGQGEDLPSPSDTAPLPEADDQGAIGPSDDASDLEAPEPPEPGDAAMSDPGPLDDEPLDDELLGNDPPSEESQVPATVQLVPADGGWRSGRKLR, encoded by the coding sequence ATGAACCGCCGACTTCGCGCACGTGTGGCACTTGTCACCTGCATCGCCACGCTCGCCACGGGCTGCACTCCCAGCAAGCCCGTCTACTTGTTCAACGACAAAGACATGTCGCATTACCGCGGCATGGCGACCCAGATCGAGTATCCGGATGTGGAAACCGACCGCATCGACGACGTGGCGAACGCCAAGGATCCGCTCACCTTGAGCAATCCGGAAGTCCACGAAATCTGGGATGTCACGCTGGAAGAGGCGATGCGGACGGCCCTGGCGAACAGCAAGGTGCTGCGCAATTTGGGCGGTTTGCTGTTCACGCCCGGTTTGCCGGCATCCAACCAGACGATCGCTCCCACCGGCATCCTGTTGCAGACCCAGGGCCAAAGTACCGGGGCCAGCCTGGGAACGAGTCAAACCAGCCAGACGATCTACAATCCGGCGATGCAGGAGACCAACACCGGCAACGGCGTGGAAGCGGCCCTCAGCGAGTTCGACGCCTATCTCGATTCGCAGATGTACTGGCAGCACAACAATTTTCCGCAGAACCAGCACTTCACCGGCTTTCAGCCGATCGTCTTCGAGCAGAACTACGCCCAGCAACAAGCGGAAATCGGCAAAGTGACCGCCACCGGCGATCGCGTCTTCTTCCGAGAATTGACGAATTACAATGCCAACAACAGCGCGGCGAACCTCTACCATCAGGCATACACGCCGGCTGTCGAAATGGAGTTTCGCCATCCGTTGCTGCAAGGCTCCGGCGTGGAATTCAACCGCATCGCCGGGCCGAACAGCAACGTCGGCTTGTTTGCCGGCCAAGCCACGACCGGGCCGGTGCTGAACCCCAACAGCCTGCCCGGCACCTACAACGGCGTCGTGCTGGCCCGCTTGAACGTCGATATCACGCTGGCCGATTTCGAGGCCGGCGTGCGGGGCATGGTCAGCGACGTGGAGCGTGCTTATTGGGACCTTTATTACAACTACCGCAACCTGAATGCCGTACAGGCCGGCCGCGACAGCGCGTTGCAGACCTGGCGCAAAGTCCACGCACTCTATCGCACGGGCACCAAAGGCGGCGAAGCCGAGAAGGAGGCCCAAGCTCGCGAGCAGTACTTCCTGTTCCGCGCCCAGGTGGAGAACACGTTGGGCTTGCTCTACACGGCCGAAAGCCGGTTGCGCTACATGATGGGCCTGGCTCCCACGGACGGCCGGCTGATTCGCCCCTCCGACGACCCCACCACGGCGGAAGTCCGCTTCGATTGGAACGCCGTGCTGACCGAAGGCCTGACGCGCAGCGTCGAACTGCGGCGGCAGCGGTTCGTGGTCAAGCAAAACGAGCTGAAACTGATCGCGTCGCGTAACTATCTGATGCCCCGCCTGGACGCTCAGGCCCTGTACCATTGGGGCGGGTTCGGCAACGACCTGGTCAATTACAACGGTGTCTCTTTCAACCCCGCCACGGCCTTGCCCCACTCCGGCGCCTGGAACACGCTTTGGAACGGCAACTATCAGAATTGGCAGCTTGGTTTGAATTTCACCATGCCCATCGGCTTTCGCCTGGCGATGTCGGGCGTGCGCAACGCCGAGCTGGTGCTGGCGCAATCGCGGGCCTTTTTGCAAGACCAGGAGCTCGAACTCTCGCACGTGCTGACCAACTCCATTCGCGATCTGGACCGCAACTATCAGGTCAGCCGCACCACCTTCAATCGTCGCGTGGCGGCGGCCAAGCAAGTGGAGGCGGTCAAGGCATCTTACGACGTGGGCACGGCGACGCTCGATATGCTGCTCGACGCGCAGCGCCGCCTGGCCGATGCCGAGATCGCCTACTACCGGGCGTTGATCGATTACAACGTGGCCATTCTCCAGGTCCACTACCGCAAGAACTCGCTGTTGGAATACGACGGCGTCTATCTGGCCGAGGGTCCGTGGCCGGCGAAGGCCTACTTCGACGCCCGCAAACGGGCCCGCGAGCGCGACTCGGCCCACTATATCAACTATGGCTTCACGCGGCCCAACGTGGCGACGCGGGGCGCCATGCCGCAGTTCATGGACCAACCCGGGCAGCTCTTCGCGTCGGAGTCGAGTTCACCGGCGGCGACTCCGCCCGGGGGCCAGGAAACGCCGCCCGACGGTTCGCCGGCCAACGAGCCGGGCAACCTGCCCATGCCCGACGGCGACAACCCCGACGGACAAGGCGAGGACTTGCCGTCGCCCAGCGATACCGCTCCCCTGCCGGAGGCGGATGACCAGGGCGCGATCGGGCCGTCCGACGATGCCTCCGACCTGGAAGCGCCGGAGCCGCCGGAGCCGGGTGACGCGGCGATGTCGGACCCCGGCCCGCTCGACGATGAGCCACTCGACGATGAGCTGCTTGGCAATGATCCGCCGAGCGAAGAGTCGCAGGTTCCCGCCACCGTGCAGCTCGTGCCGGCGGATGGCGGTTGGCGAAGCGGCCGTAAGCTGCGATGA